Proteins from a single region of Candidatus Palauibacter scopulicola:
- the secG gene encoding preprotein translocase subunit SecG translates to MFTFLIVLISLIALVLCVMILLQSAKGGGLAASFGGASSSTDSFMGGRQAANALTKASWYGGGSFLFLSLVLTVLSARPDAAPESILRQGLPGQQSLPEAPASLLEVSPDLGEGAAPSEEGAAPGSEEDAAGPDGTEGGEGNPDSGSGNPGP, encoded by the coding sequence ATGTTCACGTTCCTGATCGTATTGATTTCGCTGATCGCGCTCGTGCTATGCGTGATGATCCTCCTCCAGTCCGCGAAAGGCGGCGGCCTCGCCGCCTCCTTCGGCGGGGCCTCCTCCTCGACGGACTCCTTCATGGGGGGACGCCAGGCGGCCAACGCGCTCACGAAGGCGAGCTGGTACGGCGGGGGGAGTTTCCTCTTCCTCTCGCTGGTACTGACCGTGCTCTCCGCCCGTCCGGATGCGGCGCCCGAATCGATCCTGCGTCAGGGACTCCCCGGCCAGCAGAGCCTCCCCGAAGCGCCGGCTTCGCTCCTGGAGGTCTCACCCGACCTCGGCGAGGGCGCGGCCCCCTCCGAAGAAGGCGCAGCCCCCGGTTCCGAAGAAGACGCCGCGGGTCCCGATGGGACGGAAGGCGGGGAAGGGAACCCCGACTCGGGAAGCGGGAACCCCGGTCCGTAA
- the gap gene encoding type I glyceraldehyde-3-phosphate dehydrogenase has translation MSVRVAINGFGRIGRNILRAALQNPRGDLDFVAINDLTDAATLAHLFKYDSVHGRFPGEVRVDGGELVLGEERVRVFSERDPADLPWAELDVDIVIESTGIFRKREDATRHLRAGAKKVLISAPGIEPDITLVLGVNADEYDPARHDVISNASCTTNCIAPVVKVLLDRFGFERGLMTTVHAYTNGQQLLDLPHKDLRRARAAGLSIIPTTTGAAKAVGLVLPQVKGKLDGMAMRVPTPDVSIVDLVATVSRDTSAGEINAAFREAAEGPLDGVLEYTEEPLVSVDFTGHPASAIVDAQSTSVMDGTLVKVISWYDNEWGYSNRLVDLASFVGERLPAAVGA, from the coding sequence ATGAGTGTGAGGGTTGCCATCAACGGTTTCGGCCGCATCGGCCGGAACATCCTCCGCGCGGCGCTCCAGAACCCGCGCGGGGACCTTGATTTTGTTGCGATAAACGACCTCACGGATGCGGCGACGCTCGCCCATCTGTTCAAGTACGACTCCGTGCACGGGCGCTTTCCCGGCGAGGTGCGCGTGGACGGGGGCGAGCTCGTGTTGGGCGAAGAACGCGTGCGCGTCTTCTCCGAACGCGACCCGGCCGACCTCCCGTGGGCCGAACTCGACGTCGACATCGTGATCGAATCCACGGGCATCTTCCGCAAGCGGGAGGATGCGACGCGGCACCTGCGCGCCGGGGCGAAGAAGGTCCTCATCTCCGCGCCGGGCATCGAGCCGGACATCACCCTGGTGCTGGGCGTGAACGCGGACGAATACGACCCGGCGCGGCATGACGTGATCTCGAACGCGAGCTGCACGACCAACTGCATCGCTCCGGTCGTGAAGGTCCTGCTCGACCGCTTCGGCTTCGAGCGCGGTCTCATGACGACGGTTCACGCGTACACCAACGGCCAGCAGCTCCTCGACCTCCCGCACAAGGACCTCCGGCGCGCCCGCGCCGCCGGGCTTTCGATCATCCCCACGACGACGGGGGCGGCGAAGGCCGTGGGTCTCGTCCTCCCGCAGGTCAAGGGGAAGCTCGACGGCATGGCGATGCGCGTGCCGACGCCGGACGTGTCGATCGTGGACCTCGTGGCCACCGTGTCGCGGGACACGTCGGCCGGCGAGATCAACGCCGCGTTTCGCGAGGCCGCGGAGGGCCCGCTCGACGGCGTGCTCGAATACACCGAGGAGCCGCTCGTATCCGTCGACTTCACGGGACACCCGGCCAGCGCGATCGTCGACGCGCAGTCGACGTCCGTCATGGACGGCACGCTCGTGAAGGTCATCTCGTGGTACGACAACGAGTGGGGGTATTCGAACCGCCTCGTCGACCTGGCAAGCTTCGTGGGAGAGCGTCTGCCCGCCGCAGTCGGGGCCTAG
- a CDS encoding ComF family protein yields MKAAARAGRLLAGRAAAAVFDALVPAACIGCRRGVAPDGAPLCALCRSRLPRLANPRCPRCAQGLGNLAAAAGELVRCGTCEEWPEILVAADAPFAFEGLAARTVRALKYDRWRSLAPWMAARMAPGAEAMASRLGEVAPWLIPVPLTPARQRERGFNQAGELARALAELGVGSLGPFLDRRPGGSRQAGVRGALRRANVQGRFRLCAGLPEERRSAIIVDDVLTTGATAIACAETLAEAGFRSVATVSFARTLLPLNPSREESE; encoded by the coding sequence GTGAAGGCCGCGGCGCGCGCCGGCCGGCTCCTCGCGGGCAGGGCGGCCGCCGCGGTTTTCGACGCGCTCGTGCCCGCGGCATGCATCGGGTGCCGCCGCGGCGTCGCTCCGGATGGCGCGCCTCTGTGCGCCCTCTGCCGGTCGCGCCTCCCTCGGCTGGCGAATCCGCGCTGCCCGCGCTGCGCTCAGGGGCTCGGCAACCTCGCGGCGGCGGCCGGCGAACTCGTGCGGTGCGGGACGTGCGAGGAGTGGCCCGAAATCCTGGTTGCGGCCGACGCGCCCTTCGCCTTCGAGGGCCTCGCCGCCCGGACCGTACGCGCCCTCAAGTACGACCGCTGGCGCTCCCTCGCCCCGTGGATGGCCGCCCGCATGGCTCCCGGGGCCGAGGCGATGGCGTCCCGGCTCGGCGAAGTCGCGCCCTGGCTGATTCCGGTGCCGCTCACGCCGGCCCGGCAGCGGGAGCGGGGTTTCAATCAGGCCGGGGAGTTGGCCCGTGCGCTCGCGGAACTTGGCGTCGGGTCGCTGGGGCCGTTCCTCGACCGCCGTCCGGGGGGCAGCCGCCAGGCCGGCGTCCGGGGGGCGCTGCGCCGCGCGAACGTACAGGGTCGCTTCCGGTTGTGTGCCGGCCTCCCGGAGGAGCGTCGGAGCGCCATCATCGTCGACGATGTGCTCACGACCGGAGCTACCGCGATCGCCTGTGCCGAGACGCTGGCGGAGGCTGGATTCCGCAGCGTGGCCACCGTTAGTTTTGCGCGCACTTTGCTCCCCCTTAATCCTTCCCGAGAGGAATCCGAATGA
- the tpiA gene encoding triose-phosphate isomerase, whose product MSEPRTPVFAANWKMSHGPAETGAFVERFAARHGPRGDATVVVFPPAISLAAFAAAASGRPDLEFGVQDVHTEVEGAHTSGISAAMVPATGATWGLAGHSERRREFGDTDVDVGRKLVRLLEVGLRPVLCVGETLDEREAGRLATVLETQIRDALRPLGREGRARLAYAYEPVWAIGTGRTASPADAAEAHAIIREQLVRAEGCDAERAVILYGGSVKPANIDALLAAPGVDGVLVGGASLDPDSWAAICAAGR is encoded by the coding sequence GTGAGTGAGCCGCGCACCCCCGTGTTCGCCGCGAACTGGAAGATGAGCCATGGCCCCGCCGAGACCGGGGCGTTCGTGGAGCGATTCGCCGCGCGCCACGGGCCGCGCGGCGATGCGACGGTGGTCGTGTTTCCCCCGGCCATCAGCCTGGCGGCTTTCGCTGCCGCGGCCTCCGGGCGTCCGGACCTCGAGTTCGGCGTGCAGGATGTGCATACCGAGGTCGAGGGCGCTCACACGAGCGGCATCTCGGCCGCCATGGTCCCGGCGACCGGCGCCACCTGGGGGCTGGCGGGCCACTCGGAACGTCGGCGGGAGTTCGGCGACACCGACGTGGACGTGGGGCGCAAGCTGGTCCGCCTTCTGGAGGTCGGACTCCGCCCCGTCCTGTGCGTGGGCGAGACGCTCGATGAGCGCGAGGCCGGACGGCTCGCGACGGTGCTCGAGACGCAGATCCGGGACGCCCTCCGGCCCCTCGGCCGCGAGGGCCGGGCCCGTCTCGCCTACGCCTACGAGCCCGTGTGGGCGATCGGCACCGGACGCACCGCGAGCCCGGCCGACGCCGCCGAGGCGCACGCGATCATCCGCGAGCAACTCGTGCGGGCGGAAGGATGCGACGCGGAGCGGGCCGTGATCCTCTACGGCGGGAGCGTCAAGCCGGCCAACATCGACGCGCTGCTTGCCGCCCCCGGGGTGGACGGCGTGCTCGTGGGCGGCGCCAGCCTCGATCCCGACAGCTGGGCCGCGATCTGCGCGGCGGGCCGATGA
- a CDS encoding ribonuclease H yields MTTDSGAGRESGTDAPLVHIFADESCLGNQFENRRNPGAAAGLIERFDERAGWYRRDFAHFDPDTTNNRMAIVSGIVGLGALRRECRVVFTSDSQYLVRGMKEWVHGWARRGWRRKGGPIENLDLWRELVRAAARHRVEWRWTRGHASDVKNVYADHLAVTAARERRGTDGFVPSGFESWLAEAQEKERYLEFLDLPSDAFAEDPRPPATGEAAGD; encoded by the coding sequence TTGACCACCGACTCCGGAGCCGGGCGGGAGAGCGGGACCGATGCGCCGCTCGTTCATATCTTCGCCGACGAGTCCTGCCTCGGCAACCAGTTCGAGAATCGCCGGAATCCGGGGGCGGCCGCCGGTCTCATCGAACGGTTCGACGAGCGTGCCGGCTGGTATCGGCGGGACTTCGCCCACTTCGATCCGGACACGACGAACAACCGGATGGCGATCGTCTCCGGCATCGTCGGGCTGGGCGCCCTGCGGCGGGAGTGCCGCGTCGTCTTCACGAGCGACAGCCAGTATCTCGTCCGCGGAATGAAGGAGTGGGTGCACGGCTGGGCCCGCCGCGGCTGGCGTCGCAAGGGCGGGCCGATCGAGAACCTCGACCTGTGGCGGGAACTCGTGCGGGCCGCCGCGCGGCACCGGGTGGAGTGGCGCTGGACCCGGGGACACGCCAGCGACGTGAAGAACGTCTACGCGGACCACCTGGCGGTGACGGCGGCGCGGGAACGGCGCGGCACCGACGGATTCGTCCCGTCCGGGTTCGAGAGCTGGCTGGCGGAGGCGCAGGAGAAGGAGCGCTACCTCGAGTTTCTGGATCTGCCGAGCGATGCGTTCGCCGAGGATCCCCGCCCCCCCGCTACGGGCGAGGCCGCAGGCGACTGA
- the ispD gene encoding 2-C-methyl-D-erythritol 4-phosphate cytidylyltransferase encodes MPAADPATARGVGAIVVAAGQGHRFGASRPKQFVDLCGMPVLAWSVRTLVNHSAVDRVVVVLAPSRVASPPAWLPDGVLVVPGGVFRADSVRAGAAALAGDVETVLVHDGARPFVSAELVSRVVDGARGGPVVPVIAVDDTVKRVDEGGWIEGTVPRDRLRRVQTPQGFPAAVLNRTHALDDAGAWKAQDAAAMTDDALLCERLGIDVSTVEGDPANLKITTARDLALARAMIETGLIAAGN; translated from the coding sequence GTGCCGGCGGCAGACCCGGCGACCGCCCGCGGCGTCGGGGCCATTGTCGTCGCGGCGGGGCAGGGACATCGCTTCGGCGCGTCGCGGCCCAAGCAGTTCGTCGACCTCTGCGGCATGCCGGTGCTCGCCTGGTCGGTGCGGACGCTCGTCAACCACTCCGCTGTCGACCGGGTCGTGGTCGTGCTGGCGCCGTCGCGGGTGGCGTCGCCTCCGGCCTGGCTGCCCGATGGGGTGCTCGTCGTGCCGGGCGGCGTCTTCCGGGCCGATTCCGTTCGGGCCGGCGCCGCGGCGCTGGCGGGGGATGTCGAAACCGTGCTCGTGCACGATGGAGCGCGTCCGTTCGTGTCGGCCGAACTCGTTTCCCGTGTCGTGGATGGGGCTCGCGGCGGCCCGGTGGTCCCCGTGATCGCCGTCGATGACACGGTGAAGCGGGTGGACGAGGGAGGCTGGATCGAAGGGACCGTGCCGCGCGACCGGCTCCGTCGTGTGCAGACGCCGCAGGGGTTTCCGGCCGCGGTCCTGAACCGTACGCACGCGCTCGATGATGCGGGCGCCTGGAAGGCGCAGGACGCCGCCGCCATGACCGACGACGCGCTGCTGTGCGAGCGGCTCGGCATCGATGTTTCCACGGTGGAGGGCGATCCGGCGAACCTGAAGATCACGACCGCGCGCGACCTGGCCCTTGCTCGGGCCATGATTGAGACCGGGTTGATCGCTGCGGGGAACTAG
- a CDS encoding phosphoglycerate kinase, whose translation MTRFLRDLPADLAGKRGLVRVDYNVPLDAGRVADATRIEASLPTLLWLLQREARLVLLSHLGRPEGRPNPALSLSPVAPELAGRLGTEVLFCAPCDGEDALRASRELKAGQVLLVENTRFLPGETANDEVLAGRLARLGDFFVNDAFGTLHRAHASTTGVPALLSPSGAGLLVERELEALGALERPRRPFVVAFGGAKIGDKIELMRRFAERADLVLVGGAMANTFLRAQGFETGTSLVEEAALDLARSILSAGEGRIRLPADVRVLDRTGGKGESVEKVESVRVDAIEPGMAALDIGPESHARYAEALRGCASFFWNGPMGLFEDPRFAAGTFALAEAAAEATAAGGFTVIGGGDSAAAVRRAGLSDRVSHVCTGGGAALEYLSSGRLPGLDALTERRRP comes from the coding sequence GTGACCAGGTTTCTGCGTGACCTCCCGGCCGACCTGGCCGGGAAGCGGGGGCTCGTGCGCGTCGATTACAACGTGCCGCTCGACGCCGGGCGGGTCGCCGATGCGACGCGCATCGAGGCGTCGCTGCCGACGCTCCTGTGGCTGTTGCAACGCGAGGCCCGGCTAGTGCTGCTCTCGCATCTCGGCCGACCGGAAGGTCGGCCGAATCCCGCCCTCTCGCTGTCGCCCGTGGCCCCCGAGCTTGCCGGCCGCCTCGGGACCGAAGTGCTCTTTTGCGCGCCGTGCGACGGCGAGGACGCGCTCCGCGCCAGCCGCGAACTGAAAGCCGGACAGGTGCTGCTCGTCGAGAACACCCGCTTTCTGCCTGGGGAGACGGCGAACGACGAGGTGCTCGCCGGCCGCCTCGCCCGGCTCGGCGACTTCTTCGTCAATGACGCGTTCGGCACGCTGCATCGCGCGCACGCCTCGACGACGGGCGTGCCCGCCCTCCTGAGCCCTTCCGGCGCGGGCCTGCTCGTCGAGCGCGAACTGGAGGCGCTGGGGGCGCTCGAGCGGCCGCGCCGCCCGTTCGTCGTCGCCTTCGGGGGGGCCAAGATCGGCGACAAGATCGAGCTCATGCGCCGCTTCGCGGAACGCGCCGATCTGGTCCTCGTAGGCGGCGCCATGGCGAATACCTTCCTCCGCGCACAGGGGTTCGAGACCGGGACCTCGCTCGTCGAGGAAGCGGCGCTGGACCTCGCCCGCTCGATCCTGTCCGCGGGGGAAGGCCGGATCCGGCTGCCGGCGGACGTGCGGGTCCTCGACCGGACGGGTGGGAAGGGGGAGAGCGTCGAGAAGGTCGAGAGCGTCCGGGTCGACGCGATCGAGCCGGGGATGGCCGCCCTGGACATCGGGCCCGAGTCCCACGCCCGCTACGCCGAGGCGTTGCGGGGGTGCGCCTCCTTCTTCTGGAACGGTCCCATGGGCCTGTTCGAGGACCCGCGGTTCGCGGCGGGCACGTTCGCCCTTGCGGAAGCCGCCGCCGAGGCGACGGCGGCGGGTGGGTTCACCGTCATCGGGGGCGGCGACTCCGCGGCCGCCGTTCGCCGCGCCGGGCTTTCCGACCGCGTATCGCACGTCTGCACCGGGGGCGGAGCGGCCCTCGAGTACCTGTCGAGCGGCCGCCTGCCCGGCCTCGACGCTCTCACCGAAAGGAGGCGTCCGTGA
- the carA gene encoding glutamine-hydrolyzing carbamoyl-phosphate synthase small subunit gives MSETQARPGYLLLEDGRRFGGAYAGPETETAGEAVFTTVMTGYHEVLTDPSFAAQIVVMTAPMQGVYGIRDPDVQSRRPWVAGFVVRHLSHEIGSGPADSTLPEYLASHGIPTLVGADTRALTRHIRDAGAMRAVIAHDGVSPQRAAERLAAEPEMSGRDLATAVSTPEPYELDPLDGPAERGLVLCLDYGVKTRSLDLFRREGYRVRVVPCDTDAEALLSARPDGVFVSNGPGDPEAVPGAVERIRTLSDAGVPLFGICLGHQLIARAFGGTNYKLPYGHRGGNHPVLNHATGAVEITSQNHGFSVLEKDGRIEGGDDLEITHRNLNDGTVEGLVHRERPVFAVQYHPESAPGPHDSRYLFNRFVETMRRAGSAVPS, from the coding sequence TTGAGCGAGACGCAAGCACGCCCCGGATACCTCCTGCTCGAAGATGGCCGCCGCTTTGGCGGCGCCTACGCGGGCCCCGAGACCGAGACCGCCGGCGAAGCCGTCTTCACGACGGTGATGACAGGATATCACGAGGTGCTCACGGACCCCTCCTTCGCCGCGCAGATCGTCGTCATGACGGCCCCCATGCAGGGCGTGTACGGCATCCGCGATCCCGATGTTCAGTCGCGGCGGCCCTGGGTCGCGGGCTTCGTCGTGAGGCACCTGTCGCACGAGATCGGGTCCGGGCCGGCCGATTCCACCCTGCCGGAGTACCTCGCCTCGCACGGGATTCCGACGCTCGTCGGCGCGGACACCCGGGCCCTCACGCGCCATATCCGCGATGCGGGCGCGATGCGGGCGGTCATCGCGCACGATGGGGTGTCGCCGCAGCGGGCCGCCGAGCGGCTGGCCGCCGAGCCGGAGATGTCCGGCCGGGACCTCGCGACCGCCGTCTCGACGCCCGAACCGTACGAACTCGATCCCCTCGATGGACCGGCGGAGCGCGGTCTCGTACTCTGCCTCGACTACGGCGTGAAGACGCGCAGCCTCGACCTCTTCCGTCGCGAGGGATACCGTGTCCGCGTCGTTCCGTGCGACACGGACGCCGAGGCGTTGCTCTCCGCCCGCCCGGACGGGGTCTTCGTCTCGAACGGACCCGGCGATCCGGAGGCCGTGCCGGGCGCCGTCGAGCGCATCCGCACGCTGAGCGACGCCGGCGTCCCGTTGTTCGGTATCTGCCTCGGACACCAGCTCATCGCGCGGGCCTTCGGGGGCACGAACTACAAGCTGCCGTACGGGCACCGGGGCGGGAACCACCCCGTGCTCAACCACGCCACGGGCGCCGTGGAGATCACCTCGCAGAATCACGGTTTCTCGGTACTCGAAAAGGACGGACGGATCGAGGGCGGAGACGATCTCGAGATCACGCACCGAAACCTGAACGACGGAACGGTGGAGGGGCTGGTCCACCGGGAGCGGCCGGTGTTCGCGGTGCAGTACCACCCCGAATCGGCTCCGGGACCCCACGACAGCCGGTATCTGTTCAACCGCTTCGTCGAAACGATGCGCAGAGCCGGGAGCGCCGTCCCGAGTTGA
- a CDS encoding L-threonylcarbamoyladenylate synthase — translation MVKWREWTGVPGEAVGPGRALATEDDALDRAAAHLDAGGVLAHPTSTVYGLGGRPWPDVDARIAAIKRRPPGPLIRLAASRKAVRRALPGAQWTEAARQLADAFWPGPLTLVLEDGSDTGVAVRVDPHPVVRRLLDRAGGLLTSTSLNETGKPPARTGPEVRAALSGVGSVAGTVGWLDAGDLADSTPSTLVRVTGEAVELLREGAVPAAEVTGALR, via the coding sequence GTGGTGAAATGGCGGGAGTGGACGGGTGTGCCGGGGGAGGCAGTCGGGCCGGGCAGGGCGCTGGCGACGGAGGATGACGCGCTGGACCGGGCGGCGGCGCACCTCGACGCCGGAGGTGTACTGGCGCACCCGACCTCGACGGTGTACGGGCTGGGCGGCCGGCCGTGGCCGGATGTCGACGCGCGGATCGCCGCGATCAAGCGTCGGCCGCCCGGGCCGCTGATTCGGCTCGCCGCGAGCCGCAAAGCGGTCCGGCGGGCGCTGCCCGGGGCACAGTGGACGGAGGCGGCGCGCCAGCTCGCCGACGCCTTCTGGCCTGGACCGCTCACCCTGGTGCTCGAGGATGGCAGCGACACCGGCGTCGCCGTCCGCGTCGACCCCCATCCGGTCGTGCGGCGCCTCCTCGACCGGGCCGGCGGGTTGCTGACGTCCACGAGTCTGAACGAGACGGGGAAGCCCCCGGCACGGACGGGCCCGGAGGTGCGCGCGGCGCTGTCGGGGGTCGGATCCGTGGCGGGAACAGTGGGTTGGCTCGACGCGGGGGACCTCGCGGATTCGACCCCGTCGACCCTCGTGCGCGTGACCGGGGAAGCGGTCGAGCTGCTGCGGGAAGGAGCAGTCCCGGCGGCCGAAGTGACCGGGGCGCTCCGATGA